A single Antechinus flavipes isolate AdamAnt ecotype Samford, QLD, Australia chromosome 5, AdamAnt_v2, whole genome shotgun sequence DNA region contains:
- the CBLL1 gene encoding E3 ubiquitin-protein ligase Hakai isoform X1: MDHTDNDLQGTNSSGSLGGLDVRRRIPIKLISKQTNKAKPAPRTPRTMNRMPSKTQPGDEEGFDYNEEERYDCKGGDMFGNQRRFPGHIFWDFQINILGEKDDTPVHFCDKCGLPIKIYGRMIPCKHVFCYDCAILHEKKADKMCPGCNDPVQRIEQCMRGSLFMCSIVQGCKRTYLSQRDLQAHINHRHMRAAKPVTRPPIENVHPPIAPPPAEIPDRFIMPPDKHHMSHIPPKQHIMMPPPPLQHVPHEHYNQPHEDIRAPPAELSMAPPPPRSVSQETFRISTRKHSNLITVPIQDDSNSGAREPPPPAPAPTHHHPEYQGQPVVSHPHHIMPPQQHYAPPPPPPPPISHPMQHPPQAAGTPHMVYSQAPPPPMTSAPPPITPPPGHIIAQMPPYMNHPPPGPPPPQHGGPPVNAPPPHHYNPNSLPQFTEDQGTLSPPFTQPGGMSPGIWPAPRGPPPPPRMQGPPSQAPLPGPHHPDQTRYRPYYQ, translated from the exons ATGGACCACACTG acAATGATTTGCAAGGCACTAATAGTTCTGGATCGTTGGGTGGTCTTGATGTTCGAAGACGAATCCCTATAAAGCTAATCTCCAAACAGACAAACAAAGCCAAACCTGCTCCCCGAACTCCAAGGACTATGAATAGGATGCCTTCTAAGACACAACCTGGTGATGAAG AAGGATTTGATTATAATGAAGAAGAACGGTATGACTGTAAAGGGGGTGACATGTTTGGAAATCAACGAAGGTTTCCTGGACACATTTTTTGGGATTTTCAG ATAAACAtcttaggtgaaaaggatgatACTCCAGTTCATTTCTGTGATAAGTGTGGATTACCTATTAAAATTTATGGGCGCATG ATCCCATGCAAGCATGTTTTTTGCTATGATTGTGCTATTTTGCATGAGAAAAAGGCAGATAAGATGTGCCCAGG ctGTAATGATCCTGTGCAACGAATTGAGCAGTGTATGCGGGGTTCTCTCTTCATGTGTAGCATTGTTCAAGGGTGCAAAAGAACGTACTTGTCTCAAAGAGACTTACAGGCTCACATCAACCACCGTCATATGAGAGCTGCAAAACCTGTTACTCGTCCTCCAATTGAAAATGTTCATCCTCCTATTGCCCCACCACCAGCTGAAATTCCTGATCGCTTTATAATGCCTCCAGATAAGCACCATATGAGCCATATTCCGCCAAAGCAGCACATCATGATGCCACCGCCTCCTTTGCAGCATGTGCCACATGAGCATTATAATCAACCCCATGAGGATATTCGAGCTCCTCCTGCGGAGTTGTCAATGGCTCCACCTCCACCTCGTTCAGTCAGTCAGGAAACCTTTCGAATTTCAACAAGAAAACACAGCAATTTAATAACTGTCCCTATTCAGGATGATTCAAATTCAGGTGCCAGAGAACCACCACCTCCAGCCCCAGCACCTACTCACCATCATCCTGAATATCAGGGTCAACCAGTGGTTTCTCACCCTCATCATATTATGCCTCCACAGCAACATTAtgcaccaccacctcctcctccaccaccaatAAGCCATCCAATGCAGCATCCTCCCCAGGCAGCAGGTACTCCTCATATGGTTTATAGCCAAGCTCCTCCTCCACCAATGACCTCTGCTCCACCACCAATTACCCCACCCCCTGGACACATCATTGCCCAGATGCCACCATATATGAATCATCCTCCACCAGGACCTCCTCCTCCTCAACATGGTGGACCCCCTGTAAATGCCCCCCCTCCTCACCACTATAATCCTAACTCTTTACCACAATTCACTGAAGATCAAGGAACTCTAAGCCCTCCATTCACACAGCCAGGGGGAATGAGTCCTGGTATATGGCCTGCACCAAGAGGGCCACCTCCGCCTCCAAGAATGCAGGGTCCACCCTCTCAAGCCCCCCTTCCTGGACCACATCATCCTGATCAGACAAGATATAGACCATATTACCAATGA
- the CBLL1 gene encoding E3 ubiquitin-protein ligase Hakai isoform X2, producing the protein MDHTDNDLQGTNSSGSLGGLDVRRRIPIKLISKQTNKAKPAPRTPRTMNRMPSKTQPGDEGFDYNEEERYDCKGGDMFGNQRRFPGHIFWDFQINILGEKDDTPVHFCDKCGLPIKIYGRMIPCKHVFCYDCAILHEKKADKMCPGCNDPVQRIEQCMRGSLFMCSIVQGCKRTYLSQRDLQAHINHRHMRAAKPVTRPPIENVHPPIAPPPAEIPDRFIMPPDKHHMSHIPPKQHIMMPPPPLQHVPHEHYNQPHEDIRAPPAELSMAPPPPRSVSQETFRISTRKHSNLITVPIQDDSNSGAREPPPPAPAPTHHHPEYQGQPVVSHPHHIMPPQQHYAPPPPPPPPISHPMQHPPQAAGTPHMVYSQAPPPPMTSAPPPITPPPGHIIAQMPPYMNHPPPGPPPPQHGGPPVNAPPPHHYNPNSLPQFTEDQGTLSPPFTQPGGMSPGIWPAPRGPPPPPRMQGPPSQAPLPGPHHPDQTRYRPYYQ; encoded by the exons ATGGACCACACTG acAATGATTTGCAAGGCACTAATAGTTCTGGATCGTTGGGTGGTCTTGATGTTCGAAGACGAATCCCTATAAAGCTAATCTCCAAACAGACAAACAAAGCCAAACCTGCTCCCCGAACTCCAAGGACTATGAATAGGATGCCTTCTAAGACACAACCTGGTGATGAAG GATTTGATTATAATGAAGAAGAACGGTATGACTGTAAAGGGGGTGACATGTTTGGAAATCAACGAAGGTTTCCTGGACACATTTTTTGGGATTTTCAG ATAAACAtcttaggtgaaaaggatgatACTCCAGTTCATTTCTGTGATAAGTGTGGATTACCTATTAAAATTTATGGGCGCATG ATCCCATGCAAGCATGTTTTTTGCTATGATTGTGCTATTTTGCATGAGAAAAAGGCAGATAAGATGTGCCCAGG ctGTAATGATCCTGTGCAACGAATTGAGCAGTGTATGCGGGGTTCTCTCTTCATGTGTAGCATTGTTCAAGGGTGCAAAAGAACGTACTTGTCTCAAAGAGACTTACAGGCTCACATCAACCACCGTCATATGAGAGCTGCAAAACCTGTTACTCGTCCTCCAATTGAAAATGTTCATCCTCCTATTGCCCCACCACCAGCTGAAATTCCTGATCGCTTTATAATGCCTCCAGATAAGCACCATATGAGCCATATTCCGCCAAAGCAGCACATCATGATGCCACCGCCTCCTTTGCAGCATGTGCCACATGAGCATTATAATCAACCCCATGAGGATATTCGAGCTCCTCCTGCGGAGTTGTCAATGGCTCCACCTCCACCTCGTTCAGTCAGTCAGGAAACCTTTCGAATTTCAACAAGAAAACACAGCAATTTAATAACTGTCCCTATTCAGGATGATTCAAATTCAGGTGCCAGAGAACCACCACCTCCAGCCCCAGCACCTACTCACCATCATCCTGAATATCAGGGTCAACCAGTGGTTTCTCACCCTCATCATATTATGCCTCCACAGCAACATTAtgcaccaccacctcctcctccaccaccaatAAGCCATCCAATGCAGCATCCTCCCCAGGCAGCAGGTACTCCTCATATGGTTTATAGCCAAGCTCCTCCTCCACCAATGACCTCTGCTCCACCACCAATTACCCCACCCCCTGGACACATCATTGCCCAGATGCCACCATATATGAATCATCCTCCACCAGGACCTCCTCCTCCTCAACATGGTGGACCCCCTGTAAATGCCCCCCCTCCTCACCACTATAATCCTAACTCTTTACCACAATTCACTGAAGATCAAGGAACTCTAAGCCCTCCATTCACACAGCCAGGGGGAATGAGTCCTGGTATATGGCCTGCACCAAGAGGGCCACCTCCGCCTCCAAGAATGCAGGGTCCACCCTCTCAAGCCCCCCTTCCTGGACCACATCATCCTGATCAGACAAGATATAGACCATATTACCAATGA